The genomic stretch CGAATTCAATTCCCATCCTTCTTGTCTCTTTGATCTGATCGATAAGATAAGGCAATATGGTGAAGAAGGTATGGTAATATGCATTAATTCATTTGGAATATGAGATTGTTAAAACTAAACTGTTGggttgtatttatatataataataataataatatattggtTGGTGTGATTAGTAGTTTAATATGTATGGTATGATATGGGGTGCAGACCGTGAAGTTAGAATTTACTAGCAACGAGAGGAGCAGGAGAACAAAATTCAAACACAGGACCAAGAGTTTGATAAAGAAGATAGAACAACTGTCGATACTGTGCGGGATTGATGTAGGCGCAATCATATTTGCTAAACACGCCGATGCACACCAACAACTTCTTGTATGGCCACCCCAACCCCAACATCTCCACCAACTTCTTACTTTGTACAAACAAAAGGCCAAGGCCAAGGCCAAGGAGGTACAGGTAGAGGCAGAGCCAGAGGCGGCGGAACCAAGTGATACCTCCTCCACCGCTTCCTCCCACTCCCAAACACAAAACCTGCTGCCAACTTCCTCCGGATACCATCACTTGTCGTTGTCACTCCACCAGCTCAATCAACTCCTACACATAATGGACCGCCGGATTGCTGCCGTTGATAACAAGATACAATTCTTAAGAAAATCTAAGCAGGGAATGCCGGAGGAGGAGGTTAGCAATTTGTCTCACAGCCACCGCTGCCCTCA from Ipomoea triloba cultivar NCNSP0323 chromosome 12, ASM357664v1 encodes the following:
- the LOC115998129 gene encoding MADS-box protein FBP24-like isoform X2, yielding MVKKTVKLEFTSNERSRRTKFKHRTKSLIKKIEQLSILCGIDVGAIIFAKHADAHQQLLVWPPQPQHLHQLLTLYKQKAKAKAKEVQVEAEPEAAEPSDTSSTASSHSQTQNLLPTSSGYHHLSLSLHQLNQLLHIMDRRIAAVDNKIQFLRKSKQGMPEEEVSNLSHSHRCPHAVHCCCRGCAVVDPGCSHHRGLNITLHGTCNS
- the LOC115998129 gene encoding MADS-box protein FBP24-like isoform X1 — encoded protein: MVKKTVKLEFTSNERSRRTKFKHRTKSLIKKIEQLSILCGIDVGAIIFAKHADAHQQLLVWPPQPQHLHQLLTLYKQKAKAKAKEVQVEAEPEAAEPSDTSSTASSHSQTQNLLPTSSGYHHLSLSLHQLNQLLHIMDRRIAAVDNKIQFLRKSKQGMPEEEVSNLSHSHRCPHAVHCCCRGCAVVDPGCSHHRGLNITLHGTCNSCMSSTHSNHLL